The bacterium genome contains the following window.
CAGTTTGCGCAGCTTGGACGAGCTGCACATCATCTTTCTCGTCCGGACCTTGCACATCTACCCTTTAGACACCTGGGCAAACCAGAAGTTTATTCTACAGCGAAGTCCCCACTGTGAATCGGTTTAGAAACCCGATTTCCCCGTGAGAAGTAAGAGCGTAATCAAATGACAAGTGCTTTATTTTCAATCCTAGACCCGCAGAGAATCCAGCAAAGGTATCAGAGGAAAGACCGGTTCGCTGGTCGATGCCAATAGTCGAATAGCCGAGGCGGGCAAAGAACTGAGGAGTGAAGCTTACCTCCAATCCACCCCTTGCTTCAAGTCCGTCTTGACTGACGTATGCTCCCGTCATATTGAACTTTACGGGAAGATGTTCAAGCGGAACAGAAAATCCAAGCTCGTAACTGGTAGGCAGGTCGTCTTTTTCACTCAAAAATGCACTTGTTGCCATGCCAAGTGACTTGATTGCTGCCCCCACCGTCCAGTCATTGAACCCCGTCTCATATTGGATTCCGAGGTCTGTCGCGATAGCGGTGGCGGCGATCCCATCAATATCCCGATACTGATACTTCAGGACCCCGCCCAACCTCACGTCTCCCCGAAAAGTATGCGCTACCGCCCCGCGAAGCTGGAAGTCAGAAGCACCAAACTCACCGCTCTGGAATCCGTTTTCATCTGCGCGGTCAAAAGACCCGTAACTCAAATAGTCTAAGCCGGCAGCCCAGATAAGCTTCTCTGAAACTCTGTTCGCGAAGGCAAGTGTGCCCTGATTTATGTCCAGCACGTGCTTGGTGAAGCTTGCGGCCGCGCTTCTGCCCTCCAAGACAGCTAAGCCCGCCGGATTCGTCTGCAGTGCCGACAAGTCACCAGCCATGGCAACTCCACTACCAGCAAGAGCCGAAGACCTGGCAAACCCATCAGTCCTGAACAGCTCATAACCCGTTGTCCCTGTCCCAGCGTAGGCTCTGATTGCGCTTAACAAGACCATGACGGTTAAGATGAATATGCGCACTCGCTTCTCCATGAATTAGTTTCCCGGCAACGGACGATCAGGCCGATTCCCCTCCTCTGGGTCCTCATCCTCCTGCCGCCTTTCCCGGACTAACGTGTAATTGACAACGTAAGGCACGTCACGCGGCACTTCAATCTCCTCTGCGAGATGTTCTCTCCGCCAACGTTCAACAGTCTTCTTGCGGCGCAAAAAGGCAACAGCGCCCGCAACCA
Protein-coding sequences here:
- a CDS encoding PorV/PorQ family protein, which produces MEKRVRIFILTVMVLLSAIRAYAGTGTTGYELFRTDGFARSSALAGSGVAMAGDLSALQTNPAGLAVLEGRSAAASFTKHVLDINQGTLAFANRVSEKLIWAAGLDYLSYGSFDRADENGFQSGEFGASDFQLRGAVAHTFRGDVRLGGVLKYQYRDIDGIAATAIATDLGIQYETGFNDWTVGAAIKSLGMATSAFLSEKDDLPTSYELGFSVPLEHLPVKFNMTGAYVSQDGLEARGGLEVSFTPQFFARLGYSTIGIDQRTGLSSDTFAGFSAGLGLKIKHLSFDYALTSHGEIGFLNRFTVGTSL